The window cataattgtataaaaaggaatttaatCAATTTCACGCACAAAGAAGTTCAGAGAAAGTTCAACTTAAACATTACCAGAGTTACCAGGTAATAATTAGAAAAGTTTTTGTTAGTGAAAGGTGGTTAAATGTGTATTCAATAGTCGTGTTTTGTTGATCTTCTGTATTGGTATTTTTAGGTTGCATGGCCGGTTTCTATGGCGTCAACTGTACAAAAACGTGTCGTTATCCAAGCTATGGCACTGATTGTCAACAAAAATGTTACTGTGCTGAATACCAGTGTCATGTCATCATAGGATGCGTAGATATTGGTGGGTAAATTGCATTAATATGCCTGTTTAATCCatgcaaaacaaattttataaaatgtatatcGAAATTCAAATGCATAGTTAATAACTCAAATCTCTATAAGAATCCTGGTCGTATACCTTTctcaaatcaaaataattatgaGCACATAAAGTTTATGAATATCTATGTTTTCTATACTATTGATTACGTTTATCTTATTTAACAGGTAGTGATAAAATGACAGTGGAATTTCCAACATCTAATTTCTTACTGGGGTGTATCGTATGTCTTCTTTTTATTCTTGTCATCTTCAAGGTCATAAAATTGATCCCATCCTACAGGGGGTACTTTGAAATCAGACAAAAATTAAACCGTCAGTCCACACAAAGAAGGTATGATTCCATAATTTTTGACGTCCGTTCACCTACCGATACTGTTCTACAAAACTCATTAGATGAACAAGAGAGAAACGATGACACTGTTTGAAACAATGTAATTACTGTTACTCAAGGACTATATGAAAGTGAATGACAAACTAATGTACCGACATTAATATTTCGAGAAGCTTTGGTTTCAACACAGTCTTTTCAATTGCTTATAGGAATATgatgttttaatgtttatataattGCATGATTTAATCGTACATTGTATATTGTATTTTGACTGCCCTGCCATTGTCAATAAAACTAAGATTAAATTGGGTGACTTGTGTCTCAACATATGGATAGTAGGAATTCTAAAATATGCCACTGATTATCAAACATTTGAATTTAACTTTGATCAGGATTAAATTTAATTGAACATTGATATTATCTTAACGGTTCATTAGGCGCATTGCTGATCgattattgttttcattctattcatttttattcattgaaagGACATAGTTATTGTCCACAGACTGGAAAGAAATTATGTTAAAGGATGTACAAAATCATCAATAATTCGAAgtcattacaaaaaataatcattcaagCTATGAACACAAATCAAAATGTGTCATTTTTCCTCACTTTCATTCTAAAATTATCACAAATTAGTACATAAATTCTGTAATTCGACaccttaaaaaatgttaaaggaGTGCAGATTGAATTAAACGCCATAGATTTACAATAGAAGTAAAAATCAGTATGACGATTAATGACAAGACAAATATACACtaacagttactatataaaacaaatcttaaaatataagtaaatgttCTACCTCAATTTTTGGAAAACACAAATATTAATCTCGATTAAACAAACCCTGTCTATAGCTGCATGATAAGATCATCTTCTCTCAAGTCTGACGAAAAGTACTCTTCTCAGAAAGACAcaggaaaaagaaacaaacatcACGAACAATCCCGAAGACATCATCCCTATGGTGACGTAAATTACATGAATTGAGCTTTCAGAGATTTCCTCAGGATAAGCAGTACCTagataaaaaaattcatgataAAACGTGTTGTTTTATAGAAAAGTGCCGACTTTATCATTCACTCGTTTAAATGTGTTAGTCTATCTTTGACTACACTGTAAATATTCATTAACATTGtcattattttctaaaatatttcagACAACCTTTGGGAGTTATATCAGTTGTGCCACAGCCGATTTTTATATCACATTCTTCTTTTTCACAGTGAGAACAGTCGTGTTGGCAATTCGTTCCATAATTTGGATATCTGCACTGCATCGAACAGTTCTTCCCAAAATAACCAACCCGACAGTCTATAAAATTAAACTTATGTTTAAGACAATATGAAGTACACTGGAAAGATTTGTACTTAATCCAAAGTtggtatttttgataaattttaattcattgttttaGTCCTTTTTAGCATGGTTTTCACATTTCTAGGAAATTATCGGTATTATATACccttatttgatttttttgtctttttcatattttttttaattttaattataacaaaatcatgacatttctatgaattttttttttgggggggggggggggtacagaTAACTGTTAAAAATAGGTTGACAACAAATAAGCAATGGTCATAACAAGCAAGTACTttactttatttcatttgatatgttatttttcatattccTAGAACACACtccattgtaaaaaataaaagtaactattaaaaatgtatcaaacatctgtaaacaggcacgtagcagggggggggggggtgggcagTTTATGctaagcaaagatttttcttaaatttacatacaaaaaattgagtTAACATGGAATCCCCCTCCCTCCCTTCTtaatgggaccatgtaaaatattcaattgaaaataaggaaataaacgtAAATGGCGTTTCACTTAAATGTAGAAACGAAAAcctaaatcaaattcatttcattACTAATTATTAGGGGGGTTACATTCCTAAACATCACGATAACAATACATTTTTGTTGCCTACCTTTCGAATATACAATTCTCAAAATCAGAAAAACTGCCAAGACAATTtggtttttcattttaatgatcTTTTGGTTGAAGTGTTTAGGTGTTAGTAATAATTTCCCCTTTCCTTTCGATTTTGGTGCttgtaattattaaaatgaaatgtgaaatttgtgaaatcattttgttgtttgttgttgtGTAAGTATTACATGACGGAAGTCAAAATAGGCATTGtattaatttatgttttccgtgggtttgtttcctattattgCATAAGGAATTGAAGCAATTGTTGGTAATCATAGTATActtaatttagaaatattaaaaaattttcagttAATGTAAAGTTCTAAATTTATATTCATGTAAAGAAAAGaacagcaaaaaaaaacaacaaacaaataaaaaacaaacacgCAAACAAATTAATCATTCACTTTTAACCAATATGTTTTTGAAAGATATCATTGACATAATATGttacaattgcaaataaagaGATACAAAATAACAGGGGCTTATTCACTCTCTTATTCAATTTTCTATACATTTAAGAACAAGTGTATAATGTCAACTGACTTAGTTTATACTTCATTTTTAgatgttatattaaaaaaaaaatatttatttaaactcggtgaataaaaaaatcatatcactaaaaatacaaaatgtccTTTTTTCgcaatgacaattttttttaaaattatgttggTTAGTGAATGCCTTTAAGACAACCACGTCGTTGACTTTGATTTGTTGCCTACGCTATAAACCAGTCTACTGAAATTATGTGATTACTGGATATAccgattttatttcattaattttgataGAAGTCCATCTCATGGTTCTAAAAATAAGGACGATGAAGTTCTATTTAGACATTCGTTATATGAGTctttagaagaaaaataatgCTGTCTAAAACCACTAAAATTTTCAC is drawn from Crassostrea angulata isolate pt1a10 chromosome 5, ASM2561291v2, whole genome shotgun sequence and contains these coding sequences:
- the LOC128185666 gene encoding scavenger receptor class F member 1-like is translated as MAKEKKISVFLFVIKVFLIMFYCNIFADGKCVGSTFQPCCTDYIWNEEMGKCVRCMAGFYGVNCTKTCRYPSYGTDCQQKCYCAEYQCHVIIGCVDIGSDKMTVEFPTSNFLLGCIVCLLFILVIFKVIKLIPSYRGYFEIRQKLNRQSTQRRYDSIIFDVRSPTDTVLQNSLDEQERNDDTV